A portion of the Camelus dromedarius isolate mCamDro1 chromosome 35, mCamDro1.pat, whole genome shotgun sequence genome contains these proteins:
- the LOC135320019 gene encoding LOW QUALITY PROTEIN: olfactory receptor 4C3D-like (The sequence of the model RefSeq protein was modified relative to this genomic sequence to represent the inferred CDS: inserted 1 base in 1 codon): MDLLMPSNNVTEFVLLGIKQNPHLQKILFIVFLLIFLFTVLANLLMVITISLSPALSAPMYFFLPYLSCIDVLFSSVTTPKMLIDLLYQRRTISWGGCMTQLFVEHFLGGSEIIILVVMAYDHYMAICKPLQYMTIMQQWLCQFLVVVAWLGGILHATVQFVFAFDLTFCGPNVIDHFRCDFFSLLKLACSDTYRLGVVVTANSGGMFLLIFXMLLISYIVILSSLKSHGSEGWHKALSTCGSQFTVMILFFVPCIFTYARPVATYPVDKLVTMFFAIFTPMLNAIIYTVRNIEVKNAMRSLLKRRVT; this comes from the exons ATGGATCTCCTCATGCCTTCCAACAACGTGACTGAGTTTGTTCTCTTGGGAATCAAGCAGAATCCACACTTGCAGAAAATACTGTTTATTgtctttttgctcattttcttatttacagTGTTGGCCAATCTGCTCATGGTCATCACCATCTCCCTCAGCCCTGCACTTTCAGCTCCCATGTACTTCTTTCTTCCCTACTTGTCCTGCATTGATGTCCTCTTCAGCTCTGTCACAACTCCTAAAATGCTTATTGACCTACTGTACCAGAGGAGAACCATCTCCTGGGGTGGCTGCATGACTCAGCTTTTTGTGGAACATTTCCTAGGAGGATCAGAGATCATCATCCTGGTTGTCATGGCCTATGACCACTAcatggccatctgcaagcctctTCAGTACATGACCATCATGCAACAATGGCTCTGCCAGTTCCTGGTGGTGGTGGCCTGGCTTGGGGGGATCCTACATGCCACTGTGCagtttgtttttgcatttgaCTTGACCTTCTGTGGTCCCAATGTCATTGACCACTTCAGGTGTGATTTCTTCTCACTGTTGAAACTTGCCTGCAGCGACACCTACAGGCTTGGGGTGGTAGTGACTGCTAACAGTGGGGGCatgttcttactcattt ttatgCTACTCATCTCCTACATAGTCATCCTGAGCTCCCTGAAATCCCACGGCTCTGAAGGATGGCACAAGGCCCTCTCAACATGTGGCTCCCAATTTACAGTTATGATACTCTTTTTTGTCCCTTGTATATTCACCTATGCACGTCCTGTGGCCACCTATCCTGTGGACAAGTTGGTAACTATGTTCTTTGCAATATTCACTCCTATGTTAAATGCTATCATTTACACAGTGAGAAACATTgaggtgaaaaatgccatgaggaGTTTGTTGAAGAGGAGAGTAACTTAG